Proteins encoded within one genomic window of Tachysurus vachellii isolate PV-2020 chromosome 16, HZAU_Pvac_v1, whole genome shotgun sequence:
- the gpr85 gene encoding probable G protein-coupled receptor 85 produces MIPPPSMANYSHAGDHNILQNVSPLATFLKLTSLGFIIGVGVVGNLLISILLVKDKSLHRAPYYFLLDLCASDILRSAICFPFVFTSVKNGSAWTYGTLTCKVIAFLGVLSCFHTAFMLFCVSVTRYLAIAHHRFYTKRLTLWTCLAVVCMVWTLSVAMAFPPVLDVGTYSFIREEDQCTFQHRSFRANDSLGFMLLLALILLATQLVYLKLIFFVHDRRKMKPVQFVPAVSQNWTFHGPGASGQAAANWLAGFGRGPTPPTLLGIRQNGNAAGRRRLLVLDEFKTEKRISRMFYVMTFFFLSLWGPYLVACYWRVFARGPAVPGGYLTAAVWMSFAQAAVNPFICIFSNRELRRCFSTTLLYCRKSRLPREPYCVI; encoded by the coding sequence ATGATCCCTCCTCCATCTATGGCGAACTATAGCCATGCAGGGGACCACAACATCTTGCAGAATGTCTCTCCCCTCGCCACATTCCTCAAACTAACCTCCCTGGGCTTTATCATCGGTGTCGGTGTTGTGGGAAACCTCCTGATCTCCATCCTGCTGGTCAAAGACAAGAGCCTGCACCGTGCACCCTACTACTTCTTGTTGGACCTGTGCGCCTCAGACATCCTGCGCTCAGCCATCTGCTTCCCCTTTGTATTCACCTCGGTAAAGAACGGTTCGGCGTGGACATACGGCACTCTCACGTGCAAAGTCATCGCGTTCCTGGGTGTGCTTTCTTGCTTCCACACAGCCTTCATGCTGttctgtgtcagtgtgacaCGCTACCTAGCTATCGCACACCACCGCTTCTATACCAAGCGGCTGACCCTGTGGACGTGCTTGGCTGTGGTGTGCATGGTGTGGACACTGTCAGTGGCCATGGCCTTTCCGCCTGTGTTGGACGTGGGCACATACTCGTTCATCCGCGAGGAGGACCAGTGCACGTTTCAGCACCGATCGTTTCGTGCTAACGACTCGCTGGGCTTTATGCTGCTGCTTGCCCTGATCCTCCTGGCCACCCAGCTTGTCTACCTCAAGCTCATATTTTTTGTTCACGACCGCCGCAAGATGAAACCGGTCCAGTTCGTGCCTGCTGTCAGCCAAAACTGGACCTTCCACGGGCCAGGGGCCAGCGGACAAGCAGCGGCTAACTGGCTGGCTGGTTTCGGACGAGGCCCGACGCCTCCAACCTTGCTGGGCATCCGGCAGAACGGCAATGCGGCAGGCCGGCGGCGCCTCCTGGTGTTGGATGAGTTTAAAACTGAGAAGAGGATAAGCAGAATGTTCTACGTCATGACTTTCTTCTTCCTTAGCCTGTGGGGTCCATACTTAGTGGCATGCTACTGGAGAGTGTTCGCCCGTGGCCCTGCCGTGCCAGGAGGCTATCTCACAGCAGCTGTATGGATGAGCTTCGCTCAGGCTGCCGTCAATCCCTTCATCTGCATCTTCTCCAACCGTGAGCTCAGACGTTGCTTCAGTACCACACTCCTTTACTGCAGAAAATCCAGGTTACCCAGGGAACCCTACTGTGTTATATGA
- the LOC132858816 gene encoding small integral membrane protein 30-like codes for MACLQTFPGVFAALCLLFLCFLQPVEAYDGGDAVALLLGMAVTVVGFCACLGWYSRRRSGQF; via the coding sequence ATGGCGTGTTTACAGACTTTCCCAGGCGTGTTTGCGgcgttgtgtttgttgtttctgtgtttcctgCAGCCTGTAGAGGCTTATGACGGCGGGGACGCAGTGGCTCTGCTCTTGGGGATGGCCGTCACTGTGGTCGGCTTCTGTGCGTGTCTCGGCTGGTACTCACGGAGACGCAGCGGACAGTTTTGA